One genomic segment of Sminthopsis crassicaudata isolate SCR6 chromosome 4, ASM4859323v1, whole genome shotgun sequence includes these proteins:
- the LIN9 gene encoding protein lin-9 homolog isoform X2, which translates to MHRGGQPLKKRRGSFKMAELDQLPDESSSAKALVSLKEGSLSSTWNEKYSSLQKTPVWKGKNTASSVEMKFTATMSTPDKKASQKIAFRLRNLLKLPKAHKWCIYEWFYSNIDKPLFEGDNDFCVCLKESFPNLKTRKLTRVEWGKIRRLMGKPRRCSSAFFEEERAALKQKRQKIRLLQQRKVADVSQFKDLPDEIPLPLVIGTKVTARLRGVHDGLFTGQIDAVDTLNATYRVTFDRAGLGTHTVPDYEVLSNEPHETMPIAAFGQKQRPSRFFMTPPRLHYTPPLQSPITDNDPLLGQSPWRSKLPGSDTETLGGFPVEFLIQVTRLSKILMIKKEHIKKLREMNTEAEKLKSYSMPISIEFQRRYATIVLDLEQLNKDLNKVLHKVQQYCYELAPDQGLQPADQPTDMRRRCEEEAQEIVRHANASTGQPCVENENLTELISRLTAILLQIKCLAEGGDLNSFEFKSLTDSLNDIKSSIDASNISCFQNNVEIHVAHIQSGLSQMGNLHAFAANNTNRD; encoded by the exons gtTCTTCAGCAAAAGCACTTGTTAGTTTAAAAG AGGGAAGCTTATCCAGTACATGGAATGAAAAATACAGTTCCTTACAGAAAACACCTGTTTGGAAAGGGAAGAATACAGCCTCTTCAGTggaaatg aaATTCACAGCAACAATGTCAACACCAGACAAGAAAGCTTCACAGAAGATTGCGTTCCGTCTACGAAACCTTCTCAAACTTCCTAAAGCGCACAAGTGGTGTATATATGAATGGTTCTATTCAAATATAGATAA ACCACTATTTGAAGGAGATAATGACTTTTGTGTCTGTCTgaaagaatcttttcctaatctGAAGACCCGAAAGTTAACAAGAGTGgaatggggaaaaattagaagactGATGGGAAAACCACGGAG GTGTTCTTCTGCATTTTTTGAGGAGGAACGAGCAGCATTAAAGCAGAAACGGCAAAAAATTCGGCTCTTACAACAAAGGAAGGTTGCAGATGTATCCCAGTTCAAAGATCTTCCAGATGAGATTCCTCTCCCCTTGGTTATTGGGACAAAAGTCACAG CACGATTGCGTGGTGTTCATGATGGCCTCTTTACTGGACAGATAGATGCTGTAGACACACTTAATGCTACTTATAGAGTTACATTTGATAGAGCAGGACTTGGAACCCATACTGTCCCTGATTATGAAGTTCTG AGTAATGAGCCTCATGAAACAATGCCAATTGCAGCCTTTGGACAAAAACAAAGACCTTCTCGATTTTTCATGACTCCACCACGGTTACATTACACTCCTCCTCTCCAATCACCCATTACG gataATGATCCTTTATTAGGACAGTCACCATGGAGAAGCAAACTTCCAGGTTCAGATACTGAAACATTAGGTGGTTTTCCCGTGGAATTCCTTATTCAAGTA ACTAGATTATCAAAAATTCTTATGATTAAGAAAGAGCACATCAAGAAATTAAGGGAAATGAATACAGAAGCAGAAAAATTG aaaTCCTATTCCATGCCCATCAGCATTGAATTTCAGAGGAGATATGCAACTATTGTTCTAGATCTTGAACAGCTGAACAAGGACCTAAATAAAGTTTTACATAAAGTTCAGCAGTACTGTTATGAG CTTGCTCCAGATCAAGGACTCCAACCTGCAGATCAGCCAACAGATATGAGACGCAGATGTGAAGAGGAAGCACAGGAAATTGTTAGGCATGCAAATGCATCCACAGGGCAACCCTGTgttgaaaatgaaaatcttaCTGAATTGATTTCTAGACTTACAGCAATATTATTACAGATTAAG TGTCTAGCAGAAGGAGGTGACCTGAATTCCTTTGAATTCAAATCACTTACAGATTCACTAAATGACATTAAAAGTTCAATAGATGCTTCTAATATCAG ttgttttcagaataatgttGAGATCCATGTTGCACATATTCAGAGTGGCCTGAGTCAGATGGGAAACTTACATGCCTTTGCAGCTAATAACACCAACAGAGACTGA
- the LIN9 gene encoding protein lin-9 homolog isoform X1, which translates to MHRGGQPLKKRRGSFKMAELDQLPDESSSAKALVSLKEGSLSSTWNEKYSSLQKTPVWKGKNTASSVEMPFRNSKRSRLFCEDDDRQLNTRSPKRNQRVAMVPQKFTATMSTPDKKASQKIAFRLRNLLKLPKAHKWCIYEWFYSNIDKPLFEGDNDFCVCLKESFPNLKTRKLTRVEWGKIRRLMGKPRRCSSAFFEEERAALKQKRQKIRLLQQRKVADVSQFKDLPDEIPLPLVIGTKVTARLRGVHDGLFTGQIDAVDTLNATYRVTFDRAGLGTHTVPDYEVLSNEPHETMPIAAFGQKQRPSRFFMTPPRLHYTPPLQSPITDNDPLLGQSPWRSKLPGSDTETLGGFPVEFLIQVTRLSKILMIKKEHIKKLREMNTEAEKLKSYSMPISIEFQRRYATIVLDLEQLNKDLNKVLHKVQQYCYELAPDQGLQPADQPTDMRRRCEEEAQEIVRHANASTGQPCVENENLTELISRLTAILLQIKCLAEGGDLNSFEFKSLTDSLNDIKSSIDASNISCFQNNVEIHVAHIQSGLSQMGNLHAFAANNTNRD; encoded by the exons gtTCTTCAGCAAAAGCACTTGTTAGTTTAAAAG AGGGAAGCTTATCCAGTACATGGAATGAAAAATACAGTTCCTTACAGAAAACACCTGTTTGGAAAGGGAAGAATACAGCCTCTTCAGTggaaatg CCCTTCAGAAATTCAAAACGAAGCCGTCTTTTTTGTGAAGATGATGACAGACAATTAAATACAAGGTCCCCTAAAAGAAACCAGAGAGTTGCAATGGTTCCACAG aaATTCACAGCAACAATGTCAACACCAGACAAGAAAGCTTCACAGAAGATTGCGTTCCGTCTACGAAACCTTCTCAAACTTCCTAAAGCGCACAAGTGGTGTATATATGAATGGTTCTATTCAAATATAGATAA ACCACTATTTGAAGGAGATAATGACTTTTGTGTCTGTCTgaaagaatcttttcctaatctGAAGACCCGAAAGTTAACAAGAGTGgaatggggaaaaattagaagactGATGGGAAAACCACGGAG GTGTTCTTCTGCATTTTTTGAGGAGGAACGAGCAGCATTAAAGCAGAAACGGCAAAAAATTCGGCTCTTACAACAAAGGAAGGTTGCAGATGTATCCCAGTTCAAAGATCTTCCAGATGAGATTCCTCTCCCCTTGGTTATTGGGACAAAAGTCACAG CACGATTGCGTGGTGTTCATGATGGCCTCTTTACTGGACAGATAGATGCTGTAGACACACTTAATGCTACTTATAGAGTTACATTTGATAGAGCAGGACTTGGAACCCATACTGTCCCTGATTATGAAGTTCTG AGTAATGAGCCTCATGAAACAATGCCAATTGCAGCCTTTGGACAAAAACAAAGACCTTCTCGATTTTTCATGACTCCACCACGGTTACATTACACTCCTCCTCTCCAATCACCCATTACG gataATGATCCTTTATTAGGACAGTCACCATGGAGAAGCAAACTTCCAGGTTCAGATACTGAAACATTAGGTGGTTTTCCCGTGGAATTCCTTATTCAAGTA ACTAGATTATCAAAAATTCTTATGATTAAGAAAGAGCACATCAAGAAATTAAGGGAAATGAATACAGAAGCAGAAAAATTG aaaTCCTATTCCATGCCCATCAGCATTGAATTTCAGAGGAGATATGCAACTATTGTTCTAGATCTTGAACAGCTGAACAAGGACCTAAATAAAGTTTTACATAAAGTTCAGCAGTACTGTTATGAG CTTGCTCCAGATCAAGGACTCCAACCTGCAGATCAGCCAACAGATATGAGACGCAGATGTGAAGAGGAAGCACAGGAAATTGTTAGGCATGCAAATGCATCCACAGGGCAACCCTGTgttgaaaatgaaaatcttaCTGAATTGATTTCTAGACTTACAGCAATATTATTACAGATTAAG TGTCTAGCAGAAGGAGGTGACCTGAATTCCTTTGAATTCAAATCACTTACAGATTCACTAAATGACATTAAAAGTTCAATAGATGCTTCTAATATCAG ttgttttcagaataatgttGAGATCCATGTTGCACATATTCAGAGTGGCCTGAGTCAGATGGGAAACTTACATGCCTTTGCAGCTAATAACACCAACAGAGACTGA
- the LIN9 gene encoding protein lin-9 homolog isoform X3, giving the protein MPFRNSKRSRLFCEDDDRQLNTRSPKRNQRVAMVPQKFTATMSTPDKKASQKIAFRLRNLLKLPKAHKWCIYEWFYSNIDKPLFEGDNDFCVCLKESFPNLKTRKLTRVEWGKIRRLMGKPRRCSSAFFEEERAALKQKRQKIRLLQQRKVADVSQFKDLPDEIPLPLVIGTKVTARLRGVHDGLFTGQIDAVDTLNATYRVTFDRAGLGTHTVPDYEVLSNEPHETMPIAAFGQKQRPSRFFMTPPRLHYTPPLQSPITDNDPLLGQSPWRSKLPGSDTETLGGFPVEFLIQVTRLSKILMIKKEHIKKLREMNTEAEKLKSYSMPISIEFQRRYATIVLDLEQLNKDLNKVLHKVQQYCYELAPDQGLQPADQPTDMRRRCEEEAQEIVRHANASTGQPCVENENLTELISRLTAILLQIKCLAEGGDLNSFEFKSLTDSLNDIKSSIDASNISCFQNNVEIHVAHIQSGLSQMGNLHAFAANNTNRD; this is encoded by the exons atg CCCTTCAGAAATTCAAAACGAAGCCGTCTTTTTTGTGAAGATGATGACAGACAATTAAATACAAGGTCCCCTAAAAGAAACCAGAGAGTTGCAATGGTTCCACAG aaATTCACAGCAACAATGTCAACACCAGACAAGAAAGCTTCACAGAAGATTGCGTTCCGTCTACGAAACCTTCTCAAACTTCCTAAAGCGCACAAGTGGTGTATATATGAATGGTTCTATTCAAATATAGATAA ACCACTATTTGAAGGAGATAATGACTTTTGTGTCTGTCTgaaagaatcttttcctaatctGAAGACCCGAAAGTTAACAAGAGTGgaatggggaaaaattagaagactGATGGGAAAACCACGGAG GTGTTCTTCTGCATTTTTTGAGGAGGAACGAGCAGCATTAAAGCAGAAACGGCAAAAAATTCGGCTCTTACAACAAAGGAAGGTTGCAGATGTATCCCAGTTCAAAGATCTTCCAGATGAGATTCCTCTCCCCTTGGTTATTGGGACAAAAGTCACAG CACGATTGCGTGGTGTTCATGATGGCCTCTTTACTGGACAGATAGATGCTGTAGACACACTTAATGCTACTTATAGAGTTACATTTGATAGAGCAGGACTTGGAACCCATACTGTCCCTGATTATGAAGTTCTG AGTAATGAGCCTCATGAAACAATGCCAATTGCAGCCTTTGGACAAAAACAAAGACCTTCTCGATTTTTCATGACTCCACCACGGTTACATTACACTCCTCCTCTCCAATCACCCATTACG gataATGATCCTTTATTAGGACAGTCACCATGGAGAAGCAAACTTCCAGGTTCAGATACTGAAACATTAGGTGGTTTTCCCGTGGAATTCCTTATTCAAGTA ACTAGATTATCAAAAATTCTTATGATTAAGAAAGAGCACATCAAGAAATTAAGGGAAATGAATACAGAAGCAGAAAAATTG aaaTCCTATTCCATGCCCATCAGCATTGAATTTCAGAGGAGATATGCAACTATTGTTCTAGATCTTGAACAGCTGAACAAGGACCTAAATAAAGTTTTACATAAAGTTCAGCAGTACTGTTATGAG CTTGCTCCAGATCAAGGACTCCAACCTGCAGATCAGCCAACAGATATGAGACGCAGATGTGAAGAGGAAGCACAGGAAATTGTTAGGCATGCAAATGCATCCACAGGGCAACCCTGTgttgaaaatgaaaatcttaCTGAATTGATTTCTAGACTTACAGCAATATTATTACAGATTAAG TGTCTAGCAGAAGGAGGTGACCTGAATTCCTTTGAATTCAAATCACTTACAGATTCACTAAATGACATTAAAAGTTCAATAGATGCTTCTAATATCAG ttgttttcagaataatgttGAGATCCATGTTGCACATATTCAGAGTGGCCTGAGTCAGATGGGAAACTTACATGCCTTTGCAGCTAATAACACCAACAGAGACTGA
- the LIN9 gene encoding protein lin-9 homolog isoform X4: MSTPDKKASQKIAFRLRNLLKLPKAHKWCIYEWFYSNIDKPLFEGDNDFCVCLKESFPNLKTRKLTRVEWGKIRRLMGKPRRCSSAFFEEERAALKQKRQKIRLLQQRKVADVSQFKDLPDEIPLPLVIGTKVTARLRGVHDGLFTGQIDAVDTLNATYRVTFDRAGLGTHTVPDYEVLSNEPHETMPIAAFGQKQRPSRFFMTPPRLHYTPPLQSPITDNDPLLGQSPWRSKLPGSDTETLGGFPVEFLIQVTRLSKILMIKKEHIKKLREMNTEAEKLKSYSMPISIEFQRRYATIVLDLEQLNKDLNKVLHKVQQYCYELAPDQGLQPADQPTDMRRRCEEEAQEIVRHANASTGQPCVENENLTELISRLTAILLQIKCLAEGGDLNSFEFKSLTDSLNDIKSSIDASNISCFQNNVEIHVAHIQSGLSQMGNLHAFAANNTNRD, from the exons ATGTCAACACCAGACAAGAAAGCTTCACAGAAGATTGCGTTCCGTCTACGAAACCTTCTCAAACTTCCTAAAGCGCACAAGTGGTGTATATATGAATGGTTCTATTCAAATATAGATAA ACCACTATTTGAAGGAGATAATGACTTTTGTGTCTGTCTgaaagaatcttttcctaatctGAAGACCCGAAAGTTAACAAGAGTGgaatggggaaaaattagaagactGATGGGAAAACCACGGAG GTGTTCTTCTGCATTTTTTGAGGAGGAACGAGCAGCATTAAAGCAGAAACGGCAAAAAATTCGGCTCTTACAACAAAGGAAGGTTGCAGATGTATCCCAGTTCAAAGATCTTCCAGATGAGATTCCTCTCCCCTTGGTTATTGGGACAAAAGTCACAG CACGATTGCGTGGTGTTCATGATGGCCTCTTTACTGGACAGATAGATGCTGTAGACACACTTAATGCTACTTATAGAGTTACATTTGATAGAGCAGGACTTGGAACCCATACTGTCCCTGATTATGAAGTTCTG AGTAATGAGCCTCATGAAACAATGCCAATTGCAGCCTTTGGACAAAAACAAAGACCTTCTCGATTTTTCATGACTCCACCACGGTTACATTACACTCCTCCTCTCCAATCACCCATTACG gataATGATCCTTTATTAGGACAGTCACCATGGAGAAGCAAACTTCCAGGTTCAGATACTGAAACATTAGGTGGTTTTCCCGTGGAATTCCTTATTCAAGTA ACTAGATTATCAAAAATTCTTATGATTAAGAAAGAGCACATCAAGAAATTAAGGGAAATGAATACAGAAGCAGAAAAATTG aaaTCCTATTCCATGCCCATCAGCATTGAATTTCAGAGGAGATATGCAACTATTGTTCTAGATCTTGAACAGCTGAACAAGGACCTAAATAAAGTTTTACATAAAGTTCAGCAGTACTGTTATGAG CTTGCTCCAGATCAAGGACTCCAACCTGCAGATCAGCCAACAGATATGAGACGCAGATGTGAAGAGGAAGCACAGGAAATTGTTAGGCATGCAAATGCATCCACAGGGCAACCCTGTgttgaaaatgaaaatcttaCTGAATTGATTTCTAGACTTACAGCAATATTATTACAGATTAAG TGTCTAGCAGAAGGAGGTGACCTGAATTCCTTTGAATTCAAATCACTTACAGATTCACTAAATGACATTAAAAGTTCAATAGATGCTTCTAATATCAG ttgttttcagaataatgttGAGATCCATGTTGCACATATTCAGAGTGGCCTGAGTCAGATGGGAAACTTACATGCCTTTGCAGCTAATAACACCAACAGAGACTGA